The following DNA comes from Streptomyces pristinaespiralis.
TCGGGGCCCTCGCGCCAGACCTCCTTGCGCCCGGCCTCGGGCAGGTAGGCGGCCATCCGCGACAGGCTCGCCACGATCGACGCGCTCCACGCGGTCGCCGGACAGCGCGCGCCGAGCGTGGTGATGCCCGCGGCCAGCTCGGTGAACGTCGCCGCGGCGCCACCGTGCGCGGCGGGCACGAAGTGCCGGGCGAAACCCGCCCCGACCAGGGCGCGCAGCACATCCGCGTCCATACGGCGCGCCTGCTCGGCCTGCTCGGCCCGCTCGGCGGCGAGCCGGGCGACAGTGCGCGCGGCGTCCGCCACACCGGACCCGTGCCGGAACTCGTCGGTCATCTGGGCTCCTTCTGCTCGGCGTGCCCCGGGGCGGGCCGTCACCTCGCAACGCTCTGACCGGCCGGTCGCGATCCGCTCAAATGCGCCTGGAGGGTCGAGGACGCCACAAGCGGCCCGCAGCAGACTCGGCCCGTTCCCGCCGTCTGCCGTGAGGAGAGGCCGTGCCGTCCAGCACCACCGTCCCTGCCCGAGCCCCCGCGCCCCCCGGCCGGGCGACGGAGGTCGCCCCGGGCGTCCACGCCTACCTCCAGCCGCCCGGCGGCTGGTGCCTGAACAACGCGGGCATCATCGTCTCCGGCGGCGAGAGCGCCCTCGTCGACACCGCCGCGACCGACTCCCGCGCCCGGCACCTGCGCACCACCGCCCTCGCCCTGAACGGGGCGAGCGCCCCCCGCACGGTCGTCAACACCCACTTCCACGGCGACCACGCCTTCGGCAACCACCTGTTCCCCGAGGCGCTCGTCATCGGCCACGAACGCACCCGCAGCGAGATGATCGCCGCCGGCCTGCACCTGACCGGCCTGTGGCCCGACGTCGACTGGGGCGACATCGAACTCGCCCCGCCCACCCTCACCTTCACCGACCGCCTCACCCTGCACGTCGGATCGGTGCGCGCCGAGCTGGAGCACATCGGCCCCGCGCACACCTCCAACGACACCGTCGTGTGGCTGCCCGAACAGAAGGTCCTGTTCACCGGCGACCTGGTCATGAACGGGGTGACACCGTTCTGCCTGATGGGCTCGATCACCGGCTCCCTGGCGGCCATGGAACGGCTGCGGGCCTTCGGCGCCACCACGATCGTCCCCGGCCACGGCCCCCTCGCCGGGCCCGAGGTGTTCGAGCAGACCGAGGGCTATCTGCGGCTGGTCCTCCAACTGGCCCGCGACGGCCACCGCGCGGGCCGCACCCCGGTCGAGGCCGCCCGCGACGCCGACCTCGGCCCCTACGGCACGCTCCTGGACAGCGAACGCCTGGTGCCCAACCTGCACCGCGCCTACGCCGAACTGGACGGCACCCCGGCAACCGACCCGCTGCCCATGCCCGTCATGCAGACGGCGCTCGGCGAGATGATCGAATACCACGGCCGGCTGCCCTGCTGCCTGGCCTGAACACCACCCGCACAAGGAAAAAGGGGGCGGCCCGCCGGCGGGCCGCCCCTCTCCTCGTGCCGGTGCGCCCGGCGCGGTGTCAGACCACGTAGTCCGGGCTGACCTTGCGGAACTTGGTGCGCAGCTCACCGTCCTCGTAGGCCAGGACATCGGTGACGAAGCAGCTCGGCCCGACCATCGGCTCCGAGACGCCGGGCCGCGTCTGCAGCACCACCGCGTAGTACTCGGTGCGCAGCGTGCCGTCGTCCTGGGGGAAGACCTGCAGCATGTTGAACCAGTGACGGCGCTGCACCGGGTCGGCGGCGTGCCGGGTGTTCTGGTACTCCCGGATCGCCGCGGCGATCGCGGTACGCCCCACCAGCGGGTCGGCGCCCGGACGGTGGTCGAAGACACCGTCACCGGTGAACGACGCGGCGAACTCCTCGGCCCGCATGGTGTCCAGGTGGCGCACCTGGCCGGCGTAGAACTGCTGCACCTGTGCGTACAGGGCACTGATGTCGAGGTCGGTGGACGGGGCGGTCGCCACGGTCGGGGTCACGGGAATCTCCTGAGGTCAAGACGTCATGGATTGCGCGGTCACGGACCGCACGGCACGGTCCAGTACCTGCGCGGGGCTGGGCTGGGCGGCCATCTCCGCGCTCACCTCGGCCGCCGCGCCGGCGAACGCCGGTTCGGTGAGCAGCTGCTGGACCAGGGCCCGCAGCCGCGGCCCGTCCGCCTCCGCCGGATCGAGCATCAGACCGACCTTGCGGTCCACCACCCGGCGCGCCACCAGCGGATTGTCGGAACCGCCGGGCAGGACCAGCTGCGGCACCGCGTAGTGCAGCGCGGTCGCCATCGTGCCCGAGCCGCCGTGGTGCACCACCAGCGAGCAGGTGGACAGGAACGTCGACAGCGGCAGGAAGCCCGCCACCCGCACATTGCCCGGCAGCTCCCCGAGCTTGGACAGGTCCGTCGAGTGGTCGGCGAGGATCACCTCGACGTCCAGCTCGCCCAGCCCCTGCAGCAGCGACGCCAGCGCGCCGCCGTCCGACAGGAGCGGCGTGACCGTGCCCAGCGTCAGACAGATCCGCGGCCGCTCGGGCCGCACCAGCGCCCACGCGGGCAGCTCCACACCGCCGTTGAAGGGCACGTAGCGCATCGGCCACCACGGGGTGCCGTCGCGGACGTCCGGCTCGTCGTGCGCCAGACCGCCCATGCTCGGCGCCCGCGGGTCGATCCGGGCGATCAGCTCCGGCTCACGGTCGCCGATGCCGAGCTCGGCGCGCAGCGCGGCCACCACGGGGGAGTCGTCGGCGACGATGCCGCTGCGGTCGTTGTGACCGGAGGTGCCGGTCACCTCCGGATCACGCATCGACCACGAGACCCGGTTGCCGACCTCCAGCGCCGGGATCCCCAGCGCCACCGCCGCCATCCGGCCGGCCTGGTGGTCGGAGGTGTAGACGATCAGCTCGGCGCCGAAGTCGCGGCCCGCGGTGATCGTGCCGCCGGTGGAGGCGAGCGTGAACAGCTCGAACGGCTTGAGCCGCCCGGCCAGTTCCCAGTAGCCCGTGGGCAGGTCCGGGTCCTCGAAATCGGCGGAGCCGGGCCCGGGGGCCTTGCCGGCGGCGGCGAGCATCAGGTCCGCGCCCACGTCGCGCCGCGGGAACACGTTCGCGATCGGCAGGCCCGACTCGGCGCCGACCTTCGTCATGTAGGCGGTGGTGGCCACCAGGATCTCGTGCCCGGCGGCCCGCGCCGCCCACACCAGCGGCACCAGCGGCAGCATCAGCCCGTAACCGGGCGCCGCGGCGAAAAGGATCCTCACGAGCGCACCACCATCGCCGAGTTGTAGCCGCCGTTGCCGCGGGCGACGACCAGCGCCGTGTGCAGCTCGGCCCGCCGCGGCCGGCCCGTCACCAGGTCCAGCCGGTACTCGTCCGGCACGTCGGTGACGTGCGCGGTGGCCGGGATGATCTGGTCACGCAGCGACAGCAGCGCGGCGACGACGTCCAACGGCGCCCCGCCCGCGTACAGCCGGCCCGTCAGCGCCTTGGGCGCGCTCACCGGCACCCCGCACGGCCCGAACACGGCGGCGAGCGCCTCGGCCTCGACCCGGTCCAGCTCCGGCACACCGCTCGCGTCCGCGAACACCACGTCCACCTCTTCGGGCGTGATCCGCGCGTCCTTCAGGGCCCCGCGGATCGCGGCGGCCAGCGCCGGCGGCCTGCCGGAACCCGGCCGCGGGTCGAACGTGGCCGCATGACCGGCGAGTTCGCCGTAGACGCACGCGCCCTCACGCTCCCGGGCCGCCTGCGCGTCCTGAAGGATCAGGTACGCGCCGCCCTCGCCCGGCACGTAACCGCTCGCCGCCGTGTCGAAGGGCAGGAACGCGCGCTGCGGGTCGTCGGCCTCGCTGATCCGCCCGGTGGCCAGGTGCGACACCCAGCCCCACGGGTCGTAGGAGGACTCCACCCCGCCCGCGATCGTCAGCGGCGTGCCGCGGCGGATGGTGCGCCGCGCCAGCGCGAGCGCGTCGAGACCGCCCGACTGGTCGGCCACCAGCACACTGCCGGAGCCGCGCATCCCGTGCCGGATCGAGATCTGGCCGGTGTTCGCCGCGCAGAACCAGGCGAACGACTCGTAGACGCTGACGCTCTCCGGCCCCTTGGTCCACAGCTTCTGGATCTCACGGTGGGTGAACTCGAAACCGCCGTGGGCGTTGGAGGAGATCACCCCCATGTCCAGGTCCGGCACGGACTCGAGGTCGATACCCGAGTCCTCGATCGCCGCCTGTGCCGCCACCAGCGCCAGCCGGGTCACCCGGTCGGTCTGCGGCAGCAGCCGGCCCGGCAGCGCCTGCGCGGCCTTGAAGTCGCGGATCTGGCCGGCGAGCCGGGACGGGTAGCCGCGGGCGTCGAACCGCTCGAGCGGGCCGATACCGCTGCGCTGCTCCAGCGTCGCGGTCCAGAACTCCTCGGTGGACTGCCCGTTGGGGGCCATGACGCCGAGCCCGGTGAACACCACTGTCATCGCGTCGCTCCTTGCAGCCTGCGGACAACCATCGCGCTCTGGAACCCGCCGAAGCCGCTGCCGACGGTCAGCGCCGTGTCGACCCTGGCCTCACGCGCCGTCACCGGCACGTAGTCGAGGTCGCACTCGGGGTCCTTCTCGTGCAGATTGGCCGTCGGCGGGATGACACCGTGCTCGATCGCCAGCGCACAGGCCGCGATCTCGATCGAACCGATCGCGCCGAGCGAGTGCCCGATCATCGACTTGATCGAGCTGACCGGCGTCGTGTACGCGTGCTCGCCCAGCGCCCGCTTGAAGGCGCCCGTCTCGTGCAGGTCGTTCTGCCGGGTGCCCGAGCCGTGCGCGTTGATGTAGTCCAGGCCGTCGCGCTCGACGCGGCCCTCGTCCATCGCCGCGCCGATCGCCTCGGCCATCTCCCGGCCCTTGGGGCTCAGACCCGTCATGTGGTAGCCGTTGCAGCGGTTGGCGTACCCGGCGATCTCGCCGTAGATCTTCGCCCCGCGCCGCCGGGCGTGCTCCAGCTCCTCGAGGACGAACATGGCCGCCCCCTCGGCGATGACGAACCCGTTACGGGTCGCGTCGAACGGGCGTGCCGCGGTGGCCGCATCGTCGTTACGGGGCGTCGTCGCCTTGATCGCGTCGAAGCAGGCGACCGCCAGCGGCGTGATCGCCGCCTCCGTCGCCCCCGCGAACACGACGTCCGCGCTGCCCTCGCTGATCAGCTGATGGGCGTTGCCCACCGCGTCGATGCCCGACGTGCAGCCCGTGGAGACGGTGTTGACCGGCCCTTCCGCGCGCATGTCCCAGCCGACCTCGGTGGCGATCGTCGCCGGCGTGAAGTAGTCGAACAGATGAGGGGACGCGTACGCGTGGTCGACCAGCCAGTTCCTGCCGGTGTCGGAGAGCACCAGGTACTCCCGCTCCAGGCTGGTGGCCGCGCCGATCGCCGTACCGACGCTCACCCCGGTCCGCGCCGGGTCGGCCGCATCGAGGTCCAGGCCGCTGTCGGCGAGCGCTTCACGCGCGGTCACCAGCGCGAACTGCGAGGCACGGTCGAGACGGCGGGTCTCACGGTGGCTCAGCCCGTGCGCCGCCGCGTCGAAGTCGACCTCGCCGGCGACCTGGGAGCGGAACTCGGACGGGTCGAAGGCGGCGATGCGGCGGGTCGCGGTACGGCCCGACGTCATCAGGTCCCAGAACGCCTCCGTACCGTCGCCGCCGGGGGCCAGGACCCCGATGCCCGTGATGACCGTCCGGCGCCGCCCGCTCATGCGGCGGCGACGGAACGCGAAAGCTCCGCCACGGTGTCGAGCAGCACCCGCGGAGTCTCCACGGTCGCGATGTCCTCGTCGGCGATCACCACACCGAACTCCTGCTTGATCCGGCCCGCGGTCTCCATCAGCGCCAGCGAGTCGTAACCGAGGTCGGCGAACGGGGTGTCCAGGATGTCCCCGTCCAGGCTCCCGGTCTCGTCCTCACCGGCGCACTCGACGAGGATCCTGCGGAGATCATCGATGGTCATGAAAATCTTCTCCCTCTCGTGAGCCGGCCCCGGTTGGCGGGGCGGCATACCTTCCGGACTCTGCGGCGAGGCGCTACAGGTCTGCTTGAGCGGCGGCGGACGCCGGCCAGGCGGGCACGTCGGTGAACTCCACGACCGCCGCCGACCAGGTGAAGCCACCGCCCACACCCAGCAGCAGCGCCCGCGCCCCCGCCCGCGCCCGCCCGCTCTCCACCAGATGCGTCAGACCCGCGAACTGGTCACCGGCCCCCAGATGCCCGATCCCGCGGCTCCAGGACCACAGCGTCCGCTCGGGGTCGATGCCGTAACGGCGGAAGAAGTTCACATCCAGACGGCGCCGGCCCAGGTGCGGCAGCACGAACCAGTCGATGTCCGCCTGCTGCGCCTTGGCCTCCTCCAGGGCCCGCTCGATCGTCTCCGTCTGCGCGTTCGCCATCCGCGCGACCGACCGCTGCCCCTCCGCGGTGCGCAGGTACACCCGGGTCGTCGCCTCGAAGTCGACGGGGCAGCGCACCGCCAGCGGCGCGTCACCCGGCGGGTCCTCGCCCCGATGCATCTCCTCGAGCCCCGGCTCCGACACCAGCACCAGCGACACCAGACGCGCGAAACCCCGCCCGCGGGCCACGACCGTCGCCGTCGCCCCGTCCGCCAGGACCGTGCCCGGATCGGTGCGCCAGCGGTCGATGCCCGGCGCGCAGAACCGGTCCGCCGTGGTGATCATCGCCGCGGGCGCCCCGGTGGCCGTCAGATGCGCGGCCGCCAGCTCGAGTGCGGCCATACCGCCGTTCGACGTCTGACGCACCTCCATCGCCGGGCAGCGGTTGCCCACCCCCAGCCGCTGGACGTACGACGCCGGCGCCCACATGTCGTAGCCCTGGTGGTAGAGCGACGCGTGCAGCAGCAGCGCGATGTCGTCGGGCACCACACCCGAACGCCCCAGAGCCGTACGGGCCGCGGCGACCGCCATGTCCGGCGGGCTCTGCTCGCCCACCGTCACACCCGTGCTCTGCATACGCCGCACGGACACCGCGTCGACCAGGCCACGGGCGACCGCCTCCTCGGCGGGCATCACCGCCGGCAGCCGGGTGGCGCAGG
Coding sequences within:
- a CDS encoding ketoacyl-ACP synthase III family protein, which codes for MRWDDVYLRACATRLPAVMPAEEAVARGLVDAVSVRRMQSTGVTVGEQSPPDMAVAAARTALGRSGVVPDDIALLLHASLYHQGYDMWAPASYVQRLGVGNRCPAMEVRQTSNGGMAALELAAAHLTATGAPAAMITTADRFCAPGIDRWRTDPGTVLADGATATVVARGRGFARLVSLVLVSEPGLEEMHRGEDPPGDAPLAVRCPVDFEATTRVYLRTAEGQRSVARMANAQTETIERALEEAKAQQADIDWFVLPHLGRRRLDVNFFRRYGIDPERTLWSWSRGIGHLGAGDQFAGLTHLVESGRARAGARALLLGVGGGFTWSAAVVEFTDVPAWPASAAAQADL
- a CDS encoding beta-ketoacyl-[acyl-carrier-protein] synthase family protein, with translation MSGRRRTVITGIGVLAPGGDGTEAFWDLMTSGRTATRRIAAFDPSEFRSQVAGEVDFDAAAHGLSHRETRRLDRASQFALVTAREALADSGLDLDAADPARTGVSVGTAIGAATSLEREYLVLSDTGRNWLVDHAYASPHLFDYFTPATIATEVGWDMRAEGPVNTVSTGCTSGIDAVGNAHQLISEGSADVVFAGATEAAITPLAVACFDAIKATTPRNDDAATAARPFDATRNGFVIAEGAAMFVLEELEHARRRGAKIYGEIAGYANRCNGYHMTGLSPKGREMAEAIGAAMDEGRVERDGLDYINAHGSGTRQNDLHETGAFKRALGEHAYTTPVSSIKSMIGHSLGAIGSIEIAACALAIEHGVIPPTANLHEKDPECDLDYVPVTAREARVDTALTVGSGFGGFQSAMVVRRLQGATR
- a CDS encoding ketosynthase chain-length factor; its protein translation is MTVVFTGLGVMAPNGQSTEEFWTATLEQRSGIGPLERFDARGYPSRLAGQIRDFKAAQALPGRLLPQTDRVTRLALVAAQAAIEDSGIDLESVPDLDMGVISSNAHGGFEFTHREIQKLWTKGPESVSVYESFAWFCAANTGQISIRHGMRGSGSVLVADQSGGLDALALARRTIRRGTPLTIAGGVESSYDPWGWVSHLATGRISEADDPQRAFLPFDTAASGYVPGEGGAYLILQDAQAAREREGACVYGELAGHAATFDPRPGSGRPPALAAAIRGALKDARITPEEVDVVFADASGVPELDRVEAEALAAVFGPCGVPVSAPKALTGRLYAGGAPLDVVAALLSLRDQIIPATAHVTDVPDEYRLDLVTGRPRRAELHTALVVARGNGGYNSAMVVRS
- a CDS encoding MBL fold metallo-hydrolase is translated as MPSSTTVPARAPAPPGRATEVAPGVHAYLQPPGGWCLNNAGIIVSGGESALVDTAATDSRARHLRTTALALNGASAPRTVVNTHFHGDHAFGNHLFPEALVIGHERTRSEMIAAGLHLTGLWPDVDWGDIELAPPTLTFTDRLTLHVGSVRAELEHIGPAHTSNDTVVWLPEQKVLFTGDLVMNGVTPFCLMGSITGSLAAMERLRAFGATTIVPGHGPLAGPEVFEQTEGYLRLVLQLARDGHRAGRTPVEAARDADLGPYGTLLDSERLVPNLHRAYAELDGTPATDPLPMPVMQTALGEMIEYHGRLPCCLA
- a CDS encoding glycosyltransferase; protein product: MRILFAAAPGYGLMLPLVPLVWAARAAGHEILVATTAYMTKVGAESGLPIANVFPRRDVGADLMLAAAGKAPGPGSADFEDPDLPTGYWELAGRLKPFELFTLASTGGTITAGRDFGAELIVYTSDHQAGRMAAVALGIPALEVGNRVSWSMRDPEVTGTSGHNDRSGIVADDSPVVAALRAELGIGDREPELIARIDPRAPSMGGLAHDEPDVRDGTPWWPMRYVPFNGGVELPAWALVRPERPRICLTLGTVTPLLSDGGALASLLQGLGELDVEVILADHSTDLSKLGELPGNVRVAGFLPLSTFLSTCSLVVHHGGSGTMATALHYAVPQLVLPGGSDNPLVARRVVDRKVGLMLDPAEADGPRLRALVQQLLTEPAFAGAAAEVSAEMAAQPSPAQVLDRAVRSVTAQSMTS
- a CDS encoding acyl carrier protein, giving the protein MTIDDLRRILVECAGEDETGSLDGDILDTPFADLGYDSLALMETAGRIKQEFGVVIADEDIATVETPRVLLDTVAELSRSVAAA
- a CDS encoding nuclear transport factor 2 family protein, translating into MTPTVATAPSTDLDISALYAQVQQFYAGQVRHLDTMRAEEFAASFTGDGVFDHRPGADPLVGRTAIAAAIREYQNTRHAADPVQRRHWFNMLQVFPQDDGTLRTEYYAVVLQTRPGVSEPMVGPSCFVTDVLAYEDGELRTKFRKVSPDYVV